Proteins encoded within one genomic window of Armatimonadota bacterium:
- a CDS encoding tetratricopeptide repeat protein — protein sequence MRLEDFFQLDMGAKHREVDQEELTPEREPRTADGNKRLADSHISKGYLHQAITRYKKAARIENDASHRTDLGDAYAYAELPVKAVDQYKRAVKKDPNRPEPHFSLAEIYTRYGKWHAAIQEYERAIKLDPRNAFYRYKLSGALMKTGQYKEAIGQLEEAVLICPDDGFYRFELAAAYADSGHVDEALPEMARAVEMTPGDDYYVVRLAILCARVGLLEEAVIALKRAIQLNPERPAYKYLLGAVYYNLGREEEAFNICQNAGDLHPYDLEFLERARKFVEGGRW from the coding sequence ATGCGCCTAGAGGACTTTTTTCAACTCGACATGGGTGCAAAACACAGGGAAGTCGACCAAGAAGAATTAACGCCCGAGCGCGAACCTAGAACTGCTGATGGAAATAAGCGCTTGGCTGATTCACATATATCAAAGGGCTATCTTCATCAAGCGATTACTCGATATAAAAAAGCCGCCCGGATTGAAAACGATGCTTCGCACCGCACAGATCTGGGCGATGCATATGCTTATGCTGAATTACCTGTTAAGGCTGTTGACCAATACAAGCGCGCAGTGAAAAAGGACCCGAATCGCCCCGAGCCGCACTTTAGTCTTGCCGAAATTTACACCAGATACGGGAAATGGCACGCTGCCATCCAAGAATACGAACGCGCCATAAAACTAGATCCAAGAAATGCCTTTTACCGCTACAAACTAAGCGGGGCACTTATGAAAACTGGCCAATATAAGGAGGCAATAGGACAGCTAGAAGAGGCAGTATTGATTTGCCCTGACGATGGATTCTACCGTTTTGAGCTTGCAGCCGCTTATGCTGATTCAGGCCATGTAGATGAAGCCCTTCCGGAAATGGCTCGGGCTGTCGAAATGACTCCCGGCGATGATTATTATGTAGTCAGGCTAGCAATCCTTTGTGCGCGCGTAGGACTGCTTGAAGAAGCGGTCATCGCTTTAAAAAGAGCAATCCAGCTTAACCCAGAAAGGCCGGCGTATAAGTATCTATTGGGTGCTGTATATTATAACCTTGGCCGCGAAGAAGAAGCCTTCAACATCTGTCAGAATGCAGGTGATCTTCATCCATATGATCTAGAATTTTTAGAGCGCGCGCGCAAATTTGTTGAAGGAGGGCGCTGGTAG
- the recJ gene encoding single-stranded-DNA-specific exonuclease RecJ, whose protein sequence is MIGNKAKRSKDWKIIQPDLVIEEKFCNQVPASRIVCRVLLNRGIRTPREACEFLNPSMDNLHDPSLLDGIDHAVSRTIKALDAGEKIMVHGDYDVDGITSTALLVRVLRALRADVSWYIPHRQREGYDIRQPGIEEAARRGVNLIITADCGTSAIDEIEYAKSLGIDVIVTDHHEPGPKIAEPLALINPRKHNCQYPFKDLAGVGVAFKFAEALVQSLGYDTEAFRRRFVDLVAIGTVADIVPLVGENRVLTKCGITEIPRSGKPGIQALLKIAGIHGKPITSHMLSYILCPRLNAAGRLDDASLALNLLLTKEEAEAEKLAEMLELQNRERQREQERITQEAIEQITDRCLDEKAKVLVLSSQRWHPGIIGIVASKIVDLFHRPAVLIAIDETNNKGVGSGRSIDSFHLFKALMQCSELLERCGGHAKAAGLSIMAEKLSDFDEAINEVADHVLTQSDLIPQIEVDAELEIDEITYDLATELQLLEPFGYGNREPVFASRDVKVISKTRLGGNGNHLKLKLATQKTKQIECVAFGWGESEQLFEIGATVDLCYNIQINEYAGFKVVQLVLKDAKPSKST, encoded by the coding sequence ATGATTGGCAATAAAGCTAAAAGATCAAAAGATTGGAAGATTATCCAGCCAGATCTCGTCATCGAAGAAAAATTCTGCAATCAAGTTCCAGCCTCACGAATAGTATGCCGCGTTTTATTAAACAGGGGCATTCGAACCCCCAGAGAAGCTTGCGAGTTTTTAAACCCCAGCATGGATAACCTTCACGATCCTAGCCTTTTAGATGGAATCGACCACGCAGTTTCTAGAACAATAAAGGCCCTAGACGCGGGTGAAAAAATCATGGTCCATGGAGACTATGATGTTGACGGAATCACAAGCACCGCACTTCTCGTCCGTGTACTTAGGGCTTTGCGCGCAGATGTGAGCTGGTATATTCCTCATAGACAACGTGAAGGTTATGACATCAGACAGCCAGGGATAGAAGAAGCAGCTCGTCGAGGAGTTAACCTTATAATCACCGCAGACTGCGGAACTTCGGCCATCGACGAGATAGAATACGCAAAAAGCCTTGGGATAGATGTAATAGTTACAGACCACCACGAACCAGGCCCTAAAATTGCAGAACCTCTAGCTCTCATAAACCCTCGGAAGCATAATTGCCAATATCCTTTCAAAGACCTGGCAGGTGTTGGAGTTGCATTTAAATTTGCAGAGGCACTTGTGCAGAGTCTTGGCTATGATACAGAGGCATTTCGACGCAGATTTGTTGACCTTGTAGCAATTGGTACAGTGGCTGATATCGTGCCTCTTGTCGGCGAAAATCGGGTGCTCACAAAATGCGGGATTACCGAAATTCCAAGATCGGGAAAACCTGGAATTCAGGCGCTTTTAAAGATTGCTGGCATTCACGGAAAACCAATAACAAGCCACATGCTCAGCTATATATTATGTCCTCGATTAAACGCAGCAGGACGTTTGGACGATGCTTCACTCGCTCTTAATCTCCTGCTTACAAAAGAAGAAGCGGAAGCAGAAAAGCTTGCTGAAATGCTTGAATTGCAAAATCGAGAACGTCAAAGAGAACAAGAACGTATAACCCAGGAGGCAATAGAGCAGATAACTGACCGCTGTCTTGATGAAAAAGCTAAGGTTTTAGTTCTATCGTCGCAAAGATGGCATCCTGGGATAATTGGAATAGTTGCAAGTAAAATTGTTGATCTTTTTCATAGGCCCGCGGTACTGATAGCCATTGACGAAACCAACAACAAAGGCGTTGGTTCTGGGCGAAGCATAGACTCTTTTCATCTTTTTAAGGCTCTTATGCAATGCAGTGAACTTCTTGAGCGCTGTGGTGGCCATGCAAAGGCTGCGGGCTTATCAATAATGGCAGAAAAACTCTCTGACTTTGATGAAGCAATAAATGAAGTTGCCGACCATGTACTCACTCAATCGGACCTTATACCTCAAATAGAAGTGGACGCCGAACTAGAAATAGACGAAATAACATATGACCTTGCCACAGAACTCCAGCTCCTTGAACCGTTCGGCTATGGCAATCGTGAGCCGGTCTTTGCGAGTCGTGACGTAAAAGTTATCAGCAAAACCCGACTGGGAGGAAATGGCAATCATTTAAAACTCAAACTAGCCACACAAAAGACAAAACAAATAGAATGTGTTGCTTTCGGATGGGGAGAAAGCGAGCAATTGTTTGAAATTGGAGCTACGGTGGATTTATGTTATAATATTCAAATAAATGAGTACGCGGGCTTCAAGGTCGTTCAACTCGTTCTCAAAGATGCAAAACCATCCAAGTCTACATAA
- a CDS encoding zf-HC2 domain-containing protein has translation MSCEKVRPMLPDYLDGEACEADAQFIEKHLAECASCAQEMEVLRRMAKLLQANAEVEPPAGLLERIEAATIQKRGILERLRTKITVIPQYARLATAGFAAAILLMGILFSQIGGNRPQQHIASISEKRHTPIKVSSKQSAPSINAKQPVGKPKIIASMPKFKQPRRVATIARKTHVKSGKERKALEQPKNEKIDETVAIQEEQATPSSEATEKPSEITEESSGATMVAEQPEIQEEVKEPKIAAPKLVVQEDPSAIEQLRKKLAAKNKQPVSIKLDPIDNKKHSVTLVGFRF, from the coding sequence ATGAGCTGTGAGAAAGTACGTCCGATGTTGCCCGACTACCTAGATGGTGAGGCATGCGAAGCCGATGCTCAATTCATAGAAAAGCATTTGGCAGAGTGCGCCTCATGCGCCCAGGAGATGGAAGTTCTCCGACGCATGGCCAAACTGCTTCAAGCAAACGCAGAGGTCGAACCGCCAGCTGGATTGCTTGAGCGCATAGAAGCTGCAACAATTCAAAAACGTGGAATTCTGGAGAGGCTTCGAACTAAAATTACAGTCATCCCCCAGTATGCCCGCCTTGCAACCGCAGGTTTTGCTGCAGCTATTCTTCTAATGGGAATTTTATTTTCCCAAATTGGTGGAAATCGACCACAGCAACACATCGCCTCAATCTCAGAAAAGCGCCATACACCAATTAAAGTCTCTTCTAAACAATCCGCTCCGAGTATTAATGCTAAACAGCCTGTCGGTAAGCCAAAGATAATTGCCTCGATGCCAAAGTTTAAACAGCCAAGGCGTGTTGCTACTATTGCACGTAAAACTCACGTTAAATCAGGCAAAGAACGCAAAGCTCTTGAACAACCAAAGAACGAAAAGATTGATGAAACAGTGGCTATCCAGGAAGAGCAGGCTACTCCATCTTCAGAAGCTACAGAAAAGCCGAGCGAAATCACCGAGGAAAGCTCTGGCGCAACAATGGTAGCCGAACAACCTGAAATTCAAGAGGAGGTGAAAGAACCAAAAATCGCCGCACCAAAGCTGGTTGTACAAGAAGATCCTTCGGCAATCGAACAATTACGCAAGAAACTTGCAGCTAAAAACAAGCAACCAGTAAGTATAAAGCTTGATCCTATAGACAACAAAAAACACTCCGTAACGCTGGTAGGCTTCCGGTTCTAG
- a CDS encoding bifunctional (p)ppGpp synthetase/guanosine-3',5'-bis(diphosphate) 3'-pyrophosphohydrolase, with amino-acid sequence MTSNQTMCPPAIQNIVEKMKKYASQQDIELVGKAYAFAEKAHEGQFRLSGEPYINHPVATAAILSELEMDAKSIAAALLHDVIEDGHITREEIEKEFGKEIAQLVDGVTKLKLADFEPRSTEGESGKKRQSEVRRSAENLRKIFLAMAHDFRVMVIKLADRLHNMRTLSALPEERRLKVANETLQIFAPLAHRLGIWQIKWQLEDLAFKYVEPKAYADIVEKVSKTRREREQELNNVIETIRARLEKEGLKAEIQGRPKHLYSIHQKMASQEIDFRDIYDLTAIRIIVDTVPECYQVLGIVHDQWMPIPEKFYDYISKPKSNMYQSLHTKVIGPKGEPLEIQIRTKEMHKTAEFGIAAHWQYKEGGKPADEFERKLSWLRQQFFEWQADSKDADEFLRSVTEDLFSDQVFVFTPKGDVIDLPAGSTPVDFAYRIHSDLGNHCVGAKVNGRIVPLNYKFNNGDIVEIISRSNAVPSRDWLNFVRTSTARNRIKAFYRKLYHAENVAKGREILEKEIERQGLNPDDFLKPENVQKILASLKFQSEDDLFAAIGNGHIAALTVIHKLTATQPPAPGLSVSGKRPPLEAKLGIVAGGVDGVAIRRAKCCAPIPGDEIVGYVTRGRGVALHRKSCPNIAIYYEKEPDRMVEVEWTHGDGERFQAGLFIKALDRVGLLNDISAIFSESKTNISSAKIASRPDKTAYFDLIVEVNDLDHLNRLINSVATLGDILEVRRVSITGREHS; translated from the coding sequence ATGACTTCCAACCAGACAATGTGTCCGCCGGCAATCCAAAACATTGTCGAGAAAATGAAAAAATATGCTTCTCAGCAAGACATAGAGCTGGTTGGTAAAGCCTATGCTTTTGCCGAAAAAGCTCATGAGGGCCAATTTCGTCTCTCTGGGGAACCATATATTAACCATCCCGTAGCAACGGCAGCAATCCTTTCAGAGCTCGAAATGGATGCCAAAAGCATTGCTGCAGCTTTGCTACACGACGTCATCGAAGATGGGCATATTACCCGAGAAGAAATAGAAAAAGAATTCGGCAAAGAAATAGCCCAGCTTGTTGATGGCGTTACAAAACTCAAGCTAGCGGATTTTGAACCACGAAGCACCGAAGGTGAATCAGGAAAAAAACGTCAATCGGAAGTTAGAAGGAGCGCCGAAAATCTTCGTAAGATTTTTCTCGCCATGGCACATGATTTTCGCGTCATGGTGATAAAGCTTGCTGACCGTCTTCACAATATGCGTACCTTGTCCGCGCTTCCTGAGGAACGGCGTCTTAAAGTAGCAAACGAAACCTTACAAATATTTGCACCCCTGGCACACAGGCTTGGAATATGGCAAATTAAATGGCAATTAGAGGATCTCGCCTTCAAATACGTTGAACCCAAAGCTTACGCCGATATCGTCGAGAAAGTGTCGAAAACCAGACGTGAACGCGAACAAGAACTAAACAATGTGATTGAGACCATAAGAGCACGCCTCGAAAAAGAAGGGCTGAAAGCAGAGATTCAAGGTCGGCCAAAGCACCTATACAGCATACACCAAAAAATGGCGTCCCAAGAAATCGATTTCAGAGATATCTATGACTTAACAGCAATTCGAATAATTGTGGACACTGTCCCCGAGTGCTATCAGGTTTTGGGCATTGTGCATGATCAATGGATGCCAATTCCAGAAAAGTTTTATGACTATATTAGCAAGCCAAAATCAAACATGTACCAGTCTCTTCATACGAAAGTCATTGGGCCAAAAGGCGAACCGCTCGAAATACAAATAAGAACAAAAGAAATGCATAAAACTGCGGAATTTGGAATCGCGGCGCACTGGCAATATAAAGAAGGCGGAAAACCAGCCGATGAGTTCGAAAGAAAGCTTTCTTGGCTACGTCAACAATTTTTCGAATGGCAAGCCGACTCAAAAGACGCTGATGAGTTCCTCCGCTCTGTAACCGAAGATCTTTTTTCAGACCAGGTTTTCGTTTTTACGCCCAAAGGCGATGTAATTGACCTACCAGCTGGGTCAACGCCAGTGGATTTTGCATACCGGATTCATAGCGACCTTGGCAATCATTGCGTTGGTGCGAAGGTTAACGGAAGAATTGTTCCGTTGAACTACAAATTCAACAACGGCGATATAGTTGAAATTATATCGAGGAGCAACGCGGTTCCAAGCCGAGACTGGCTCAACTTCGTACGGACATCTACCGCACGAAATCGCATCAAAGCTTTTTATCGCAAACTTTATCACGCGGAGAACGTAGCAAAAGGTCGAGAAATTCTTGAAAAAGAGATTGAACGCCAGGGTTTAAACCCTGATGATTTTCTAAAACCTGAAAACGTGCAGAAAATACTAGCATCTTTGAAATTTCAATCTGAAGATGATTTGTTTGCTGCAATTGGCAATGGGCATATTGCGGCTCTGACCGTTATCCATAAATTAACAGCAACACAACCGCCGGCTCCAGGACTAAGTGTTTCAGGAAAGCGTCCCCCTCTTGAAGCAAAATTAGGGATAGTTGCGGGAGGGGTAGATGGTGTTGCAATAAGACGAGCGAAATGTTGTGCACCAATTCCTGGTGACGAAATCGTCGGATACGTAACGCGGGGTAGGGGCGTAGCACTGCACAGGAAATCCTGCCCAAACATAGCAATTTATTACGAAAAGGAGCCCGATAGGATGGTAGAAGTAGAATGGACACATGGAGATGGCGAGCGTTTCCAAGCCGGGCTCTTCATTAAAGCACTTGATCGTGTGGGTTTGTTAAACGACATATCGGCGATATTTAGCGAATCTAAAACGAACATCTCATCTGCGAAAATTGCATCGCGACCAGACAAAACTGCATACTTTGATCTTATTGTGGAAGTAAATGACCTAGATCACTTGAACAGATTAATTAATAGCGTTGCCACCTTGGGCGATATTCTCGAAGTTCGCCGGGTCAGCATTACGGGCAGAGAGCATTCATGA
- a CDS encoding MBL fold metallo-hydrolase, whose protein sequence is MTERLQVKRFILGLFDTNCYLVSDLFSKQALIIDPAEENREVIAAIEKDGLNVIGIVNTHSHGDHIGGNGPIKAKFGCPILIHEADAPALTDAYKNLSALVGLDNIVSPPADRLLKDGDEIFVGRHSLKVIHTPGHSPGGICLHTNDIIFTGDTLFAGSIGRCDFPGCSFEQLMASIHKLLLLLNDNTKVYPGHGPETTIGNERAHNPWI, encoded by the coding sequence GTGACCGAGCGCCTTCAAGTGAAAAGATTTATCTTGGGATTGTTTGATACAAACTGCTACCTTGTATCAGACCTGTTCAGCAAGCAAGCCCTCATAATAGACCCTGCAGAGGAAAACAGAGAAGTCATTGCAGCCATTGAAAAGGATGGGCTCAATGTTATCGGCATAGTTAATACTCATTCTCACGGTGACCACATTGGTGGCAATGGACCAATAAAGGCAAAATTTGGCTGTCCCATCTTGATTCACGAGGCCGATGCTCCAGCATTAACAGATGCTTATAAAAATTTGTCAGCTTTAGTTGGGCTGGATAATATTGTTAGTCCACCGGCAGACCGTCTTCTTAAAGATGGAGATGAAATTTTTGTTGGGAGACATTCTTTAAAAGTAATCCACACACCTGGCCACTCACCTGGAGGCATTTGTTTACATACCAACGATATAATATTCACGGGCGATACGCTTTTTGCTGGAAGTATTGGAAGATGTGATTTCCCCGGCTGTTCGTTCGAACAATTGATGGCATCCATTCATAAGCTGCTCTTATTGCTTAACGACAACACGAAGGTTTATCCAGGCCATGGTCCTGAAACCACCATTGGCAATGAACGCGCTCACAATCCATGGATTTAG
- a CDS encoding helix-turn-helix transcriptional regulator yields the protein MRAVTYKELGILSDIIYIANSDIFSPSAWTEIIDLLRKLTPVDVLGAVFLDIRTCKPERHVSYNINPVFFERYANYYHARELTLLPALARNLHAWRPTDIVPKSVWENSEIYNDFLLPEGLCHAVTTALNTGQDVHARIYMARGKGNAPFSQKDVHFLSILQTHFVSALRRAKLFEEILRTKNTLEGAFDKAPMPIFIFDDSAKLIHINQMAESICGCINKQENLDRIVNAVSMLIKEQQLAEKICIPPRECICYIGNNAYRLGAYLFQASCCQRYYIVPAVSAMDYVRFAYNRAVNQYGLTHCEANICAMLIAGLSDRDIARRLNVDVEIAMVRVKSVLDRLRVSCVSELVDKLIGDIRPKVNN from the coding sequence ATGCGTGCCGTAACGTACAAAGAGCTTGGAATACTTTCGGATATAATTTACATTGCAAACTCGGATATCTTTTCACCGTCGGCGTGGACGGAAATCATTGACTTATTGAGGAAGTTAACGCCCGTTGATGTCTTAGGTGCAGTTTTTCTCGATATCCGAACTTGCAAACCTGAACGCCATGTATCGTATAATATAAATCCTGTTTTCTTCGAAAGGTATGCTAACTACTATCACGCAAGGGAATTGACCCTTTTACCCGCCCTGGCGAGAAACCTTCATGCTTGGCGGCCTACCGATATTGTCCCAAAGAGTGTGTGGGAGAATTCTGAAATCTACAATGACTTTTTGCTTCCAGAGGGATTGTGCCATGCGGTAACAACTGCCCTTAACACTGGGCAAGATGTTCATGCCAGGATATACATGGCGAGAGGAAAAGGCAATGCACCATTTTCGCAAAAAGATGTACATTTTCTAAGTATTTTGCAAACACATTTTGTTAGCGCCTTGAGACGTGCCAAGCTTTTTGAGGAAATACTTAGGACAAAGAATACTTTGGAGGGCGCATTCGACAAGGCACCTATGCCAATTTTTATTTTCGATGATTCTGCAAAACTCATCCACATAAACCAAATGGCGGAATCGATTTGTGGCTGCATAAATAAGCAGGAAAATCTTGATAGGATTGTCAATGCTGTGTCCATGCTGATAAAAGAACAGCAATTAGCAGAAAAGATTTGCATCCCACCTCGAGAGTGCATATGTTACATTGGAAACAATGCTTATCGACTCGGCGCATACTTGTTTCAGGCATCTTGCTGTCAGAGGTATTATATCGTACCTGCTGTAAGCGCTATGGATTATGTGCGGTTTGCTTATAATAGAGCAGTAAACCAATACGGTTTGACGCATTGTGAGGCAAACATTTGCGCTATGCTTATTGCAGGTCTTTCTGATAGGGATATTGCGAGACGATTGAACGTTGATGTCGAAATTGCAATGGTGCGAGTTAAATCTGTTTTAGACCGCCTGCGTGTATCGTGCGTATCCGAGTTGGTAGATAAGCTAATTGGTGATATTCGTCCAAAAGTCAACAACTAA
- the nagA gene encoding N-acetylglucosamine-6-phosphate deacetylase produces MNASKATSWRMFCGWLITPTQEMQNVLIEVSDGIISALQLGAEKPTDRSYIDASDEMVAPGFIDIHVHGGAGFDVADGTYEAISSISTHLARHGVTSFLPTIVTSPWPTIVRAMAAIKEAVDRGVPGARVLGAHVEGPFLNIEYKGAQPPENIRPPSVKEFEQFLGDYLAYIRVVTIAPEVPGAEEVIEYLIKKGIRVSVGHSGATYDQVMKAAAMGVTNATHTFNGMKGLHHREPGVAGGVMVNDRIFGELIWDNIHVHPGAAKLLVKAKGPGRVILVSDAMRAAGLQDGEYDLGGQIVFVKSGQAKLADGTIAGSTVTLDQAVRNATEHVGLRAAVEMASLTPAESIGIASERGMIEEGLAADFVVMDKNLEVKRVFIGGLEV; encoded by the coding sequence ATGAATGCATCAAAGGCTACGAGTTGGCGCATGTTTTGTGGGTGGCTAATTACCCCAACACAGGAGATGCAAAACGTTCTTATCGAGGTTAGTGACGGCATTATTTCAGCTCTTCAATTGGGAGCTGAGAAGCCAACCGACCGCTCGTACATTGATGCATCCGACGAGATGGTTGCTCCAGGCTTTATAGATATCCATGTCCACGGCGGCGCAGGATTTGATGTTGCCGATGGAACATACGAAGCGATTTCTTCAATTTCGACCCACCTAGCTCGCCATGGCGTGACTTCGTTCCTTCCAACGATTGTAACTTCGCCTTGGCCTACAATTGTTCGTGCAATGGCCGCCATAAAAGAAGCAGTTGACCGTGGTGTGCCTGGTGCCAGAGTTTTGGGTGCGCATGTCGAAGGACCTTTTTTGAACATCGAATACAAAGGCGCCCAACCACCTGAAAACATACGACCTCCAAGTGTAAAGGAATTTGAGCAATTCCTAGGCGATTATCTCGCTTACATTCGTGTCGTAACAATTGCCCCCGAAGTGCCCGGCGCCGAAGAAGTGATTGAATATCTTATTAAAAAGGGCATTAGGGTATCCGTCGGTCATTCGGGCGCAACGTACGACCAAGTAATGAAGGCTGCAGCCATGGGTGTTACCAATGCCACCCATACCTTTAACGGAATGAAAGGGCTTCATCACCGTGAGCCAGGAGTTGCAGGTGGTGTAATGGTTAACGATAGGATATTTGGCGAGCTAATCTGGGACAATATTCATGTCCACCCAGGCGCAGCAAAATTACTCGTAAAGGCAAAGGGACCTGGCCGCGTAATCCTTGTTTCAGATGCGATGAGAGCAGCAGGCCTCCAAGATGGAGAATATGATCTTGGCGGACAGATTGTTTTTGTAAAATCAGGGCAAGCAAAACTAGCGGATGGCACAATCGCAGGAAGCACAGTAACGCTCGACCAAGCAGTTCGAAATGCAACTGAACATGTAGGACTAAGAGCAGCGGTAGAGATGGCGTCCCTTACGCCAGCAGAATCCATCGGTATAGCCTCAGAAAGAGGCATGATTGAGGAGGGGCTTGCCGCAGATTTCGTCGTAATGGATAAGAATCTAGAAGTAAAGCGAGTATTTATTGGCGGTCTCGAGGTATAG
- the dtd gene encoding D-aminoacyl-tRNA deacylase, with the protein MRAVIQRVKSASVKVKNMTVGKIGHGVVVLLGVGINDTSEDASWLAEKTANLRIFEDSEGKMNLSLLDVGGSALVVSQFTLYGDAKKGRRPSFTNAAPPEKADSLYQEYVEKLQSHGVPVETGIFRAKMLVTIKNDGPVTLLLDTEDR; encoded by the coding sequence ATGAGAGCGGTAATACAGCGGGTAAAATCGGCATCGGTTAAAGTTAAAAATATGACTGTTGGAAAAATTGGCCATGGAGTAGTAGTGCTCCTAGGCGTCGGTATAAATGACACGTCCGAGGACGCCTCTTGGTTAGCTGAAAAAACCGCCAATCTCAGAATCTTTGAAGACAGCGAAGGAAAAATGAATTTGTCTCTGCTTGACGTTGGTGGTAGCGCCCTTGTTGTATCGCAATTCACGCTCTACGGCGATGCAAAAAAGGGAAGAAGGCCTAGCTTTACAAATGCTGCTCCACCCGAAAAAGCTGATAGCTTATACCAAGAATATGTCGAAAAGCTTCAATCTCATGGGGTTCCAGTTGAAACCGGAATCTTTAGAGCGAAAATGTTAGTAACAATTAAAAATGATGGACCGGTCACTCTTCTTCTGGACACGGAAGACCGTTAG
- a CDS encoding uroporphyrinogen decarboxylase family protein, with protein MTSRERVKRCINYENPDRCPMSLPPPYPNDFCSIGITPDPEWKPWRTWNLEGAKQWEDEWHNVWKCLPSTTRGEVIEGVIKDWSEVETYQMPRLDLPLRYEKAREIFAANPDKYHLGHLNGFPFAIMRYMRKIEVFLADVLLYPEEVNALQRKVVDLLKRCMDQWATTDCDGVMFAEDWGTQERLLVSPKLWHEMFEWGFRELVGHAKALGLDVWMHSCGYIKDIIPSLVDMGIKVLQLDQPTLSGLDFLAEVCHGKTAIWSPVDIQRDLPIGDENYIRARARELIDKLGSRGGGFICGFYGDVKSLGVKPEWQMWACDEFAKYASIPRDRQ; from the coding sequence ATGACAAGCAGGGAAAGGGTTAAACGTTGTATTAACTACGAGAATCCAGACAGGTGTCCAATGAGTTTGCCTCCTCCCTACCCTAACGACTTTTGCAGTATTGGAATCACGCCGGATCCCGAATGGAAGCCGTGGCGAACATGGAATTTAGAAGGTGCTAAGCAATGGGAAGATGAGTGGCATAACGTGTGGAAATGTTTGCCAAGTACTACCCGAGGCGAGGTGATTGAAGGTGTAATAAAGGATTGGTCGGAGGTGGAGACGTATCAAATGCCGCGCCTTGACCTTCCTCTTCGTTACGAGAAAGCGCGTGAAATATTTGCGGCAAACCCTGATAAATACCATCTTGGGCATCTAAATGGTTTTCCATTTGCAATTATGCGGTATATGCGCAAAATTGAAGTTTTTCTTGCAGATGTGCTCCTCTATCCCGAAGAGGTTAATGCGCTTCAAAGAAAAGTGGTTGATCTATTGAAACGCTGTATGGATCAATGGGCGACTACGGATTGCGATGGAGTAATGTTCGCTGAGGATTGGGGTACTCAAGAGCGACTGCTGGTATCGCCTAAGCTGTGGCATGAAATGTTCGAGTGGGGTTTTCGAGAACTCGTTGGGCATGCAAAGGCGCTCGGTTTGGATGTATGGATGCATTCATGTGGCTATATCAAAGATATAATTCCTAGTCTTGTGGATATGGGAATTAAAGTTCTCCAGCTCGACCAGCCAACACTCTCTGGGCTTGATTTCCTTGCGGAAGTATGTCATGGCAAGACGGCAATTTGGTCGCCTGTAGATATTCAACGTGATCTTCCGATAGGCGATGAAAACTATATCCGAGCTCGGGCTCGCGAATTGATTGATAAACTTGGCAGTCGGGGTGGCGGCTTTATATGCGGATTCTATGGCGATGTAAAATCATTAGGTGTCAAGCCAGAATGGCAAATGTGGGCTTGCGATGAGTTCGCAAAATATGCTTCTATACCTCGAGACCGCCAATAA